A window of Metabacillus sp. B2-18 contains these coding sequences:
- a CDS encoding beta-ketoacyl-ACP synthase III, protein MNRKVKIVGMGSYLPKRVIESTEIDKMIGAEPGWSEKKSGVKQRYFVSDETATYMGAKAANKAVENAGLCLSNIDCIISASGTNEQAIPCNASLIQKHLGLQSSGIPCFDVNSTCLSFVSALDMVSYAVDAGKYEKVLIVSSEISSVGLNWKQRESSILFGDGAVAVVLSAANNTSKILSSHMETYSEGAHLSEIRGGGTKLHPRIYSEQTAEEFLFDMDGRAIFKLSYKLLPDFLDRLFKGTGLTIADINMVIPHQASASAMKIIRKKLGVKEERFMNIIDRYGNMIAASIPFALHEAVIQGRIKRGDTILLLGTSAGLSIGGILLEY, encoded by the coding sequence ATGAACCGTAAAGTGAAAATAGTTGGCATGGGTTCGTATTTACCAAAAAGAGTAATAGAGTCAACAGAAATTGATAAAATGATTGGCGCAGAGCCCGGTTGGTCAGAGAAAAAATCAGGGGTTAAACAACGCTATTTTGTAAGTGATGAAACTGCTACATATATGGGGGCAAAGGCGGCTAATAAAGCGGTTGAGAATGCTGGTCTTTGTCTATCAAACATTGATTGTATTATTAGTGCAAGCGGGACAAATGAGCAGGCTATTCCATGTAATGCTTCATTAATACAAAAGCATTTAGGACTTCAAAGCTCTGGAATTCCTTGTTTTGATGTTAATTCAACCTGTTTAAGCTTTGTGTCTGCACTCGATATGGTGTCATATGCTGTAGATGCTGGTAAATATGAAAAAGTATTAATTGTCTCTTCTGAAATTTCTTCCGTTGGACTAAATTGGAAACAACGTGAGAGTAGTATATTATTTGGTGATGGAGCAGTAGCGGTGGTTTTATCAGCTGCTAACAATACTTCCAAAATTTTGAGCTCACATATGGAAACATATAGTGAGGGAGCTCATTTATCAGAAATAAGAGGTGGAGGAACAAAGCTTCATCCACGTATTTATAGTGAACAAACAGCCGAAGAGTTTTTATTTGATATGGACGGAAGAGCTATTTTTAAATTATCGTATAAGCTTTTACCAGATTTTTTGGATCGATTATTTAAAGGGACTGGTTTAACGATTGCAGATATTAATATGGTTATTCCTCATCAAGCAAGCGCATCTGCTATGAAGATTATTCGAAAAAAATTAGGTGTAAAAGAAGAACGATTTATGAACATTATTGATCGTTATGGGAACATGATTGCAGCATCCATTCCCTTTGCTCTTCATGAAGCGGTAATTCAAGGTCGTATTAAAAGAGGTGATACTATTTTACTGTTAGGGACTTCGGCAGGGCTTTCAATTGGAGGTATTTTACTTGAATACTAG